The Haloplanus salinarum genome includes a region encoding these proteins:
- a CDS encoding RNA methyltransferase, with translation MSRRRPVVVVVDAETPGNVGTIARAMKNFGLTELKLVNPPELDPDGEAYGFAGHAREDVLPNAEEMTLDEVVERYHTVGCTAITGEDSRRHVRFPFKTPRELAESLRTVDAPTALVFGREGRGLDNEELGRLDEVCSIPASSEYPVLNLGQAATILLYELRELTVEETQLPDVERERADESDVERFHDFVAEFLDESGYKEVKRDKTQRLVRRLVGRAHPTDREIHTLLGVLRRASGQLRHRRELLAEYDEPDRW, from the coding sequence ATGAGTCGACGGCGACCGGTGGTGGTGGTCGTCGACGCCGAGACGCCGGGGAACGTCGGCACCATCGCCCGCGCGATGAAGAACTTCGGGCTGACGGAGCTGAAACTGGTGAACCCGCCGGAACTCGACCCGGACGGGGAGGCGTACGGGTTCGCCGGCCACGCCCGCGAGGACGTGCTCCCGAACGCCGAGGAGATGACCCTCGACGAGGTGGTCGAGCGGTACCACACCGTCGGCTGTACGGCGATCACCGGCGAGGACAGCCGCCGACACGTTCGGTTCCCGTTCAAGACGCCGCGGGAACTCGCCGAGAGCCTGCGGACCGTCGACGCGCCGACCGCGCTGGTGTTCGGCCGCGAGGGCCGCGGCCTGGACAACGAGGAACTCGGACGCCTCGACGAGGTGTGTTCGATCCCGGCGAGTTCGGAGTACCCCGTCCTGAACCTCGGACAGGCGGCGACGATCCTCCTCTACGAACTCCGGGAGCTGACCGTCGAGGAGACCCAGCTTCCGGACGTGGAGCGCGAGCGGGCCGACGAGTCCGACGTCGAGCGGTTCCACGACTTCGTCGCGGAGTTCCTGGACGAGAGCGGCTACAAGGAGGTCAAACGCGACAAGACCCAGCGGCTGGTTCGGCGACTGGTCGGCCGTGCGCATCCCACGGATCGGGAGATCCACACGCTGCTCGGGGTGTTGCGGCGCGCGAGCGGTCAGTTGCGTCACCGACGGGAACTCCTCGCGGAGTACGACGAACCCGATCGGTGGTGA
- the folP gene encoding dihydropteroate synthase, protein MRNVDAAGLGIGDDYPPRLMGVLNVSRESPYEPSVFDDASEAAAYVDEELIDEGADIVDVGLESANKRFEVLSAEEELDRLDTAVDAMESVSGDAVFSIETRYHEVAEAALDAGFDMVNDICGFADPAMPRVCAERDVAVVKMASPPDLERPGAVESVDDIYDALRREGLTDKTVVDPAFGGWSEEKTLEDDRQTFHRLREFRALDRPILVSINRKNFLRDLAGRSTEEALPVSLAATAMAVERGAHVIRTHDVAETRDAAVVGDAFARDRVRATDGDVTVEELDVTTDRELRRHLDRLDADGTDARRGTVRVFELGGLSPAERDALTSAATGTGAAVAGSPDDDHRLLVGTRADLAAVVDAATGRTAALDRALDAVGAASD, encoded by the coding sequence ATGCGAAACGTGGACGCCGCGGGCCTCGGCATCGGCGACGACTACCCACCGCGACTCATGGGCGTGTTGAACGTCAGCCGGGAGTCGCCCTACGAGCCGAGCGTCTTCGACGACGCCAGCGAGGCGGCCGCGTACGTCGACGAGGAACTCATCGACGAGGGGGCGGACATCGTCGACGTCGGGCTCGAATCCGCGAACAAGCGCTTCGAGGTGCTCTCCGCCGAGGAGGAACTCGACCGCCTCGACACCGCCGTCGACGCCATGGAGAGCGTCTCCGGCGACGCCGTCTTCTCCATCGAGACGCGCTACCACGAGGTGGCGGAGGCGGCCCTCGACGCCGGCTTCGACATGGTGAACGACATCTGTGGCTTCGCCGACCCCGCGATGCCACGGGTCTGTGCCGAACGCGACGTGGCGGTCGTGAAGATGGCCAGCCCGCCGGATCTGGAACGCCCGGGGGCCGTCGAGTCGGTCGACGACATCTACGACGCCCTGCGACGGGAGGGGCTCACCGACAAGACGGTCGTCGACCCCGCGTTCGGCGGCTGGAGCGAGGAGAAGACGCTCGAAGACGACCGCCAGACGTTCCACCGACTCCGGGAGTTCCGCGCCCTCGACCGTCCGATCCTCGTCTCGATCAACCGCAAGAACTTCCTCCGTGACCTCGCCGGCCGTTCGACCGAGGAAGCGCTGCCCGTGAGCCTCGCCGCCACCGCGATGGCCGTCGAGCGCGGCGCCCACGTCATCCGCACCCACGACGTCGCCGAGACACGCGACGCCGCGGTCGTGGGCGACGCCTTCGCCCGGGACCGGGTCCGGGCGACCGACGGCGACGTGACCGTCGAAGAACTCGACGTGACGACCGATCGGGAGCTCCGGCGACACCTCGACCGTCTCGACGCCGACGGAACGGACGCCCGGCGGGGGACGGTCCGGGTCTTCGAACTCGGGGGGCTCTCCCCGGCCGAGCGCGACGCCCTGACGTCCGCCGCGACGGGGACCGGTGCCGCCGTCGCCGGGTCTCCGGACGACGACCATCGGCTCCTCGTCGGGACACGGGCGGACCTCGCGGCCGTCGTCGACGCCGCGACCGGCCGGACGGCGGCGCTGGACCGGGCGCTCGACGCCGTCGGCGCCGCTTCGGACTAA
- a CDS encoding 6-hydroxymethylpterin diphosphokinase MptE-like protein, giving the protein MDYRTWIPVYERILADFGYSRVADERARDTLATLVEPFDESRFDPVAGATVAVAGAGPSLVEESGVAADADLVFAASTAAKTLRENGIDVDLMVTDLDKTPATARTLTRGGVPVAVHAHGDNVPAVEEWVPRLDGDHVVPTTQAEPRGPVANYGGFTDGDRAAFLADAFGAARLQFPGWDFDDPSLDATKRRKLIWAERLLAWLERRRDERFAVLDGRRGDVELP; this is encoded by the coding sequence ATGGACTACCGGACGTGGATCCCGGTCTACGAGCGTATCCTCGCGGACTTCGGCTACTCTCGCGTGGCCGACGAACGGGCGCGGGACACGCTCGCGACGCTCGTCGAGCCCTTCGACGAGTCACGGTTCGACCCCGTGGCGGGTGCGACCGTCGCCGTCGCCGGTGCGGGACCGTCGCTCGTCGAAGAGTCGGGCGTCGCGGCCGACGCCGACCTGGTGTTCGCCGCCTCCACCGCCGCGAAGACGCTCCGCGAGAACGGCATCGACGTGGACCTGATGGTGACCGACCTCGACAAGACGCCCGCCACCGCCCGTACCCTGACCCGCGGGGGCGTCCCCGTGGCGGTCCACGCCCACGGCGACAACGTCCCCGCGGTGGAGGAGTGGGTGCCACGTCTCGATGGCGACCACGTCGTCCCGACCACCCAGGCCGAACCCCGCGGGCCGGTTGCGAACTACGGCGGCTTCACCGACGGCGACCGGGCCGCCTTCCTCGCGGACGCCTTCGGCGCCGCGAGACTGCAGTTCCCGGGCTGGGACTTCGACGATCCGTCCCTCGACGCGACGAAACGCCGGAAACTGATCTGGGCCGAGCGATTGCTCGCCTGGCTGGAGCGCCGGCGCGACGAGCGGTTCGCCGTCCTCGACGGCCGCCGGGGGGACGTCGAACTCCCGTGA
- a CDS encoding RsmB/NOP family class I SAM-dependent RNA methyltransferase, with translation MTPLERYESLVDDATAFRAACDRPLPAVVRVNTIKTTVDRVLEALDAEGIAHERTDWHPGVLRLPEDSPGRNWPHAHGWIHGQEEVSNLPALVLDPDPGDRVWDACAAPGSKTTQLAALMDDRGLLVGNDNNLGRLSALRHNAERLGVTNLVVTNRDARNFSLKPLGEDSGHPNAVDAFDRALVDAPCSCEGTIRKNPDAFDTWSLDHVHSVAGVQKGILRRAVQATRPGGTVVYSTCTFAPEENEAVLDHVLAAEECRLVDLDAPLDGVPGVTEWEGESYDPSVEKALRIYPHHNDTGGFFCAKLEVGG, from the coding sequence ATGACTCCGCTGGAGCGGTACGAATCGCTCGTCGACGACGCCACGGCCTTCCGGGCAGCCTGCGACCGGCCGCTGCCCGCCGTCGTCCGCGTCAACACGATCAAGACCACCGTCGACCGGGTGCTCGAAGCCCTCGACGCCGAGGGCATCGCCCACGAGCGGACCGACTGGCACCCGGGCGTGCTCCGCCTGCCCGAGGACTCCCCGGGGCGGAACTGGCCCCACGCTCACGGCTGGATCCACGGCCAGGAGGAAGTGTCGAACCTCCCGGCGCTGGTGCTGGATCCCGATCCCGGCGACCGGGTGTGGGACGCCTGTGCCGCCCCCGGGAGCAAGACCACGCAGTTGGCGGCGCTGATGGACGACCGTGGGCTCCTCGTCGGCAACGACAACAACCTCGGTCGGCTCTCCGCGCTCCGTCACAACGCCGAGCGCCTCGGGGTGACGAACCTCGTGGTCACGAACCGAGACGCGCGGAACTTCTCGCTGAAGCCGCTGGGGGAGGATTCCGGACACCCGAACGCCGTCGACGCCTTCGATCGCGCCCTCGTCGACGCCCCCTGTTCCTGCGAGGGGACGATCCGCAAGAACCCCGACGCCTTCGACACCTGGTCGCTGGATCACGTCCACAGCGTCGCCGGCGTCCAGAAGGGCATCCTCCGGCGGGCCGTACAGGCGACCCGTCCCGGCGGAACCGTCGTCTACTCCACATGCACCTTCGCCCCCGAAGAGAACGAGGCGGTGCTGGATCACGTCCTCGCCGCCGAGGAGTGCCGACTCGTCGACCTCGACGCCCCGCTCGACGGCGTCCCCGGGGTCACCGAGTGGGAGGGCGAGTCGTACGATCCGAGCGTCGAGAAGGCGCTCCGGATCTACCCGCACCACAACGACACGGGCGGGTTCTTCTGTGCGAAGCTGGAGGTGGGCGGATGA
- a CDS encoding DUF7122 family protein, translating into MTNDGQRFDRLPATAAEREVAGRASRAEVIDWWVDRFGIDREAFADYTFWEKGAGKIWIFAADLPTPVDAEGVGMTFLRTRQEHWKPTTNAVQRFGGAATRNVIELDADGARTFLAGEDLDPEWDCDWGYLIVAHRIAGEREPIGVGLYVHDELRSVIPKGRRASVSPPE; encoded by the coding sequence ATGACGAACGACGGCCAGCGGTTCGACCGCCTGCCCGCGACGGCCGCCGAGCGGGAGGTGGCCGGGCGGGCGAGTCGCGCCGAGGTGATCGACTGGTGGGTGGACCGGTTCGGCATCGACCGCGAGGCGTTCGCGGACTACACCTTCTGGGAGAAGGGCGCGGGAAAGATCTGGATCTTCGCCGCCGACCTGCCCACCCCCGTCGACGCCGAGGGCGTCGGCATGACGTTCCTGCGGACGCGCCAGGAACACTGGAAGCCGACGACCAACGCAGTCCAGCGGTTCGGCGGCGCGGCGACGCGGAACGTGATCGAACTCGACGCCGACGGGGCGCGGACCTTCCTCGCCGGCGAGGACCTCGACCCCGAGTGGGACTGCGACTGGGGCTACCTGATCGTCGCCCACCGGATCGCCGGCGAGCGCGAACCCATCGGCGTCGGCCTCTACGTCCACGACGAGTTGCGGTCGGTGATCCCGAAAGGGCGGCGAGCGTCGGTCTCGCCGCCGGAATAG
- a CDS encoding ABC transporter ATP-binding protein: MTTIELDTVRKEFGDDIVAVDDVSLTIEDGELVVLVGPSGSGKSTTLRMIAGLEAPTSGDVLIDGIRVNDVQPQNRDIAMVFQSFALYPHRTVRGNISFPLEARDVPDAEAAERVEEAAGMLDITELLDRKPANLSGGQQQRVALGRALVRDPQAFLMDEPLANLDAKLRKEMRTEVVRLQQELGVTMVHVTHNQEEAMTMGDRVAVMNEGKIQQLAPPKEVYQRPANRFVAEFIGSPSMNLLTGSLASGTFDADVGDVSVRIPDELADAATVDPLTLGIRPESVQIVDSPDDYTFEAVVDVVELMGNVQIVHIDLGGAEFLAEVDPDLPVEQGDSLLVRLPPGKIDLFDGVSPESPRVERAAERDRSAPATPET; encoded by the coding sequence ATGACTACGATCGAACTCGATACGGTACGCAAGGAGTTCGGCGACGACATCGTCGCCGTCGACGACGTGTCGCTGACCATCGAAGACGGCGAACTCGTCGTCCTCGTCGGCCCCTCGGGATCCGGGAAGTCGACGACGCTCCGGATGATCGCCGGACTCGAAGCCCCGACCAGCGGCGACGTCCTGATCGACGGCATCCGCGTCAACGACGTCCAGCCACAGAACCGCGACATCGCGATGGTGTTCCAGTCCTTCGCGCTCTACCCCCACCGGACCGTCCGGGGGAACATCTCGTTCCCACTGGAGGCCCGCGACGTGCCCGACGCGGAGGCAGCGGAACGCGTCGAGGAGGCCGCGGGCATGCTCGACATCACGGAACTGCTCGACCGGAAGCCCGCGAACCTCTCGGGCGGCCAGCAACAGCGCGTCGCGCTCGGCCGGGCACTCGTCCGCGACCCGCAGGCGTTCCTCATGGACGAGCCGCTGGCGAACCTGGACGCGAAGCTCCGAAAGGAGATGCGGACGGAGGTGGTTCGCCTCCAGCAGGAACTCGGCGTCACCATGGTCCACGTCACGCACAACCAGGAGGAGGCGATGACGATGGGCGACCGCGTCGCGGTGATGAACGAGGGGAAGATCCAGCAGCTCGCGCCGCCGAAGGAGGTGTACCAGCGGCCGGCCAACCGCTTCGTCGCCGAGTTCATCGGGAGTCCGAGCATGAACCTGCTCACGGGGTCGCTCGCGTCCGGGACGTTCGACGCCGACGTCGGCGACGTGTCGGTCCGCATCCCCGACGAACTCGCCGACGCCGCGACGGTCGACCCGCTCACCCTCGGCATCCGACCCGAGAGCGTCCAGATCGTCGATTCGCCCGACGACTACACGTTCGAGGCGGTCGTCGACGTGGTCGAGTTGATGGGGAACGTCCAGATCGTCCACATCGACCTCGGCGGCGCCGAGTTCCTGGCCGAGGTCGACCCCGACCTCCCGGTCGAACAGGGCGACTCCCTCCTCGTTCGACTCCCGCCCGGGAAGATCGACCTCTTCGACGGTGTCTCCCCCGAGAGTCCCCGGGTCGAGCGGGCGGCCGAGCGCGACCGGTCCGCGCCCGCCACGCCCGAGACGTAA
- a CDS encoding carbohydrate ABC transporter permease, whose protein sequence is MSVVEWTRHRLAGATEEPVSLRGAFRTIGVTSFVSVILVATLFPLYWTVNTSFKPAPETQTFPPTFVPETFTVSPYVDILTGAGSSVLVNSVIVSVGATALAMLIGVPAGYAYARNPGKVGGKHLAFWILSLRMFPPIAPILPLFFMFRQVGMIDTYPTMMLLYLTFNVPLVVWLMRSFFQDIPQAVEEAAIMDGYSRLEAFFKVSLPLVSPGIVTTTLLVWIFSWNEFQFALVFTRNAAQTYPVIIPSLVGGHATLWNQVAALSVLAMIPIIVISLLMQKRLVRGLTLGAVKG, encoded by the coding sequence ATGAGCGTCGTCGAGTGGACCCGCCACCGACTGGCCGGCGCGACCGAGGAACCCGTCTCGCTCCGGGGTGCCTTCCGCACCATCGGCGTCACCTCCTTCGTCAGCGTCATCCTCGTGGCGACGCTGTTCCCGCTGTACTGGACGGTGAACACGTCGTTCAAGCCGGCCCCCGAGACCCAGACGTTCCCGCCGACGTTCGTCCCCGAGACGTTCACCGTCTCGCCGTACGTCGATATCCTCACCGGTGCGGGATCGTCGGTACTCGTGAACAGCGTCATCGTCAGCGTCGGCGCGACGGCTCTCGCGATGCTCATCGGCGTGCCCGCGGGGTACGCCTACGCCCGCAATCCGGGTAAGGTCGGGGGCAAACATCTGGCCTTCTGGATCCTCTCGCTTCGGATGTTCCCCCCCATCGCGCCGATCCTGCCGCTGTTTTTCATGTTTCGGCAGGTCGGCATGATCGACACGTATCCGACGATGATGCTGCTGTACCTGACGTTCAACGTCCCGCTGGTGGTCTGGTTGATGCGGAGTTTCTTCCAGGACATCCCCCAGGCCGTCGAGGAGGCGGCGATCATGGACGGCTACTCGCGGCTCGAAGCGTTCTTCAAGGTGTCGCTCCCCCTCGTCTCGCCGGGTATCGTCACGACGACGCTCCTGGTCTGGATCTTCTCGTGGAACGAGTTCCAGTTCGCGCTCGTGTTCACGCGCAACGCCGCCCAGACCTACCCGGTGATCATCCCGTCGCTCGTCGGCGGGCACGCGACCCTCTGGAACCAGGTCGCCGCGCTGTCGGTGCTCGCCATGATCCCGATCATCGTCATCTCGCTTTTGATGCAGAAACGACTCGTCCGCGGGCTCACCCTCGGGGCGGTGAAAGGATGA
- a CDS encoding carbohydrate ABC transporter permease, with protein MASSTDDTQAHRSTGISSYVRNEHLEYWFAIPALLILLALVIFPMLWSLWTSFTDLNLSIATRNGAFVGLANYADLLTSDRFWTTIGNTAYYVGLGVAIEFTLGFAVALFMANYTRGRVTTVLFTLLLLPMMMAPIVAGLIWRLLFQESFGPINYLLAAAGVGQPAWLSSTAMSLNSILIADIWQWTPFMILILYTGRLSISEDLYEAARIDGADRWFTFRHVTLPQMKGVIAIAILLRAMDAFKFFDKMFVMTGGGPGTSSELATYYNYLLGFNSFSMGKATAMSWLLLLFAVVLANVFLSVLERGEGGDRVV; from the coding sequence ATGGCATCATCCACCGACGATACGCAGGCACACCGTTCGACCGGCATCAGTAGCTACGTCCGAAACGAACACCTCGAATACTGGTTCGCGATTCCGGCGCTGCTCATCCTGCTCGCGCTGGTCATCTTCCCGATGCTCTGGTCGCTGTGGACCAGTTTCACCGACCTCAATCTCTCCATCGCGACGCGAAACGGCGCGTTCGTCGGCCTGGCGAACTACGCCGACCTGCTGACGAGCGACCGGTTCTGGACCACCATCGGCAACACGGCCTACTACGTCGGCCTCGGCGTCGCCATCGAGTTCACCCTCGGGTTCGCCGTCGCGCTGTTCATGGCGAACTACACCCGTGGCCGCGTGACGACCGTACTGTTCACGCTCCTCTTGCTCCCGATGATGATGGCGCCCATCGTCGCGGGGCTCATCTGGCGGCTCCTCTTTCAGGAGTCCTTCGGCCCCATCAACTACCTGCTGGCGGCGGCCGGCGTCGGCCAACCGGCGTGGCTGTCGTCGACGGCGATGTCGCTGAACAGCATCCTCATCGCCGACATCTGGCAGTGGACGCCCTTTATGATCCTCATCCTCTATACCGGCCGCCTGTCGATCAGCGAGGACCTCTACGAGGCCGCGCGGATCGACGGCGCCGACCGCTGGTTCACCTTCCGTCACGTCACGCTCCCGCAGATGAAAGGCGTCATCGCCATCGCCATCCTGCTACGGGCGATGGACGCGTTCAAGTTCTTCGACAAGATGTTCGTCATGACCGGCGGCGGCCCCGGTACCTCCTCGGAACTGGCCACGTACTACAACTACCTGCTCGGGTTCAACTCGTTCTCGATGGGGAAGGCGACGGCGATGAGTTGGCTCCTCCTGCTGTTCGCTGTCGTCCTCGCGAACGTGTTCCTCTCCGTGCTCGAACGGGGCGAAGGGGGTGATCGCGTCGTATGA
- a CDS encoding ABC transporter substrate-binding protein gives MSDSHNQTDGISRRRFVHGMSAASAAAAAGLSGCIGGGGGGDGEMGIPDDPDAAVDGASISLAIDEGHNTNPFQWFSDSIQEDTGVELGEINGFGFTNLFSNLMTEFTSNSGAFDLVSFYPQYLGTFAANGHLQPLDDMMEIEGWDPQFDDMLKPFRQMYTQWGGNTYALPIDGDVLMLVYRRDLFEQHDIEVPETWAEFNEVARYFTEETDDIDHGVATFGKRGFAYGWFLTRFGGLGGKYFDEDMNPQINTEAGRRALESWRETIQYAPDDTASYGYPELRDAFTGGNVAMVVQWTDVPKKAAASEATSGKWGGAAVPGWEDGRAASAMPVGRVLGVPSGVSDEQKLAAYRFAQTFTLPEYSTHMVSDPGCGEDPFRTSQLSDPEPFTQENPYRDAPQESVAFQDMESAEQYTSAVQATLEQGYPVPYWPGSQDYINALDIEISRFVSGETGVEETLENVESEWESIVEDLGREQQQEYYSNVIEAWQNAGIWE, from the coding sequence ATGAGTGACTCTCACAACCAAACCGACGGAATCAGCCGACGACGGTTCGTCCACGGAATGAGCGCGGCGAGCGCCGCCGCGGCGGCCGGCCTGTCCGGCTGTATCGGCGGCGGTGGCGGTGGCGACGGCGAGATGGGAATCCCGGACGACCCCGACGCGGCGGTCGACGGGGCGTCCATCTCCCTCGCCATCGACGAGGGGCACAACACCAACCCCTTCCAGTGGTTCAGCGACTCGATTCAGGAGGACACCGGCGTCGAGCTCGGCGAGATCAACGGCTTCGGGTTCACCAACCTGTTCTCGAACCTGATGACGGAGTTCACGAGCAACTCCGGGGCGTTCGACCTCGTGAGCTTCTATCCCCAGTATCTGGGGACGTTCGCGGCCAACGGCCACCTCCAGCCGCTGGACGACATGATGGAGATCGAGGGCTGGGACCCGCAGTTCGACGACATGCTCAAACCGTTCCGGCAGATGTACACCCAGTGGGGTGGCAACACGTACGCGCTCCCCATCGACGGCGACGTGTTGATGCTCGTCTACCGCCGGGACCTCTTCGAGCAACACGACATCGAGGTGCCCGAGACCTGGGCCGAGTTCAACGAGGTGGCGCGCTATTTCACCGAGGAGACCGACGACATCGACCACGGCGTCGCGACCTTCGGCAAGCGCGGGTTCGCCTACGGCTGGTTCCTCACCCGCTTCGGCGGCCTCGGCGGGAAGTACTTCGACGAGGACATGAACCCACAAATCAACACCGAGGCGGGGCGACGCGCCCTGGAGTCCTGGCGGGAGACGATCCAGTACGCCCCCGACGACACGGCCAGTTACGGCTACCCCGAGCTTCGGGACGCGTTCACCGGCGGCAACGTGGCGATGGTCGTCCAGTGGACCGACGTCCCGAAGAAGGCGGCCGCCTCGGAGGCCACCAGCGGCAAGTGGGGCGGCGCGGCCGTCCCCGGATGGGAGGACGGTCGTGCCGCCAGCGCGATGCCGGTCGGCCGCGTCCTCGGCGTTCCGTCGGGGGTCAGCGACGAGCAGAAACTCGCCGCCTACCGCTTCGCACAGACGTTCACGCTGCCGGAGTACAGCACGCACATGGTCTCCGACCCCGGCTGTGGCGAGGACCCGTTCCGCACCTCCCAGCTCTCCGACCCCGAGCCGTTCACCCAGGAGAATCCCTACCGGGACGCCCCACAGGAGTCCGTCGCCTTCCAGGACATGGAGAGCGCGGAGCAGTACACGTCGGCCGTGCAGGCGACGCTCGAACAGGGGTACCCCGTGCCGTACTGGCCGGGCTCGCAGGACTACATCAACGCCCTCGACATCGAGATTTCGCGGTTCGTCAGCGGCGAGACCGGCGTCGAGGAGACCCTCGAGAACGTCGAGAGCGAGTGGGAGAGCATCGTCGAGGACCTGGGCCGCGAACAGCAACAGGAGTATTACAGCAACGTCATCGAAGCGTGGCAGAACGCGGGTATCTGGGAGTGA
- a CDS encoding SDR family oxidoreductase — MSATDLSLVGESAVVTGAGRGIGRRISEALLDAGVDVAINDIDADALAEAADALDGTDGDLLTHEADASDPDAAAAFVEAAADAFGGLDIVVNNVGIAGPTKPCEEITHEEFMSTLSVNLGSLFNTTSAAIPHLKRGGGGGRVVNVSSMSGKRPLEDRTPYTTSKMGVIGFTRTLAVELADHDVNVNAVCPGSVAGPRLDAVIEAQAASQDRPVAEVEAEFRSASPMDEFVTAGDVADAVLVLCSERTRRVTGQDLNVTAGIVMY; from the coding sequence ATGTCAGCCACTGACCTCTCCCTCGTCGGGGAGTCGGCAGTCGTGACTGGTGCCGGGCGGGGTATCGGGCGACGGATCTCCGAGGCGCTCCTCGACGCCGGGGTCGACGTCGCCATCAACGACATCGACGCGGACGCCCTCGCCGAGGCGGCGGACGCGCTCGACGGAACCGACGGCGACCTACTCACCCACGAGGCCGACGCGAGCGACCCGGACGCCGCCGCGGCGTTCGTCGAGGCGGCGGCCGACGCCTTCGGCGGCCTCGATATCGTCGTCAACAACGTGGGCATCGCGGGGCCCACGAAACCCTGCGAGGAGATCACCCACGAGGAGTTCATGTCGACGCTCTCGGTGAACCTCGGGAGCCTGTTCAACACCACGTCGGCGGCGATCCCCCACCTCAAGCGCGGGGGCGGGGGCGGGCGCGTCGTCAACGTCTCGTCGATGAGCGGGAAACGGCCCCTCGAAGATCGGACGCCGTACACCACCTCGAAGATGGGGGTCATCGGCTTCACCCGGACGCTAGCGGTCGAACTCGCCGACCACGACGTCAACGTCAACGCCGTCTGTCCGGGGAGCGTCGCGGGGCCACGGCTCGACGCCGTCATCGAGGCACAGGCCGCCTCGCAGGACCGCCCCGTCGCGGAGGTGGAAGCCGAGTTCCGGTCGGCTTCGCCGATGGACGAGTTCGTCACCGCCGGGGACGTCGCCGACGCGGTCCTCGTCCTGTGTTCCGAGCGCACCCGACGGGTGACCGGCCAGGACCTCAACGTCACGGCGGGCATCGTCATGTACTGA
- a CDS encoding LLM class flavin-dependent oxidoreductase — protein MQFDWMVQCYPGVGVHRDAPLLEDLDRETTMAGVDAVEAAGLEGLWAPDHFMLGPKHQEYEVWTLLSALAERTDDMELGPLVGSVTYRNPALLAKMATTVDILSEGNLRLGLGAGWHDEEHRAYDFDYPDIEQRIEMLDETIRVAKAMFTEDEPTFHGDHYHIEDAYNEPKPVQDPHPPIVVGGAGPKLLRVAARHADEWNVEISGRARGPPIEFKVEKFDEYLEEAGRDPADVERSWLAHVLVREDEDELQRLCDEIFPLPWGEEDDIDENLSNAQEAREKGDFLIGTPAEVIEGIESIRELGFERLQLMFLDFPDTRGIELFGDEVRPALQ, from the coding sequence ATGCAGTTCGATTGGATGGTTCAATGTTACCCGGGAGTGGGCGTCCACCGCGACGCGCCGCTGCTGGAGGACCTCGACAGGGAGACGACCATGGCCGGCGTCGACGCCGTCGAGGCCGCCGGCCTCGAAGGGCTGTGGGCACCCGATCACTTCATGCTCGGGCCGAAACACCAGGAGTACGAGGTTTGGACGCTGCTCTCCGCGCTCGCCGAGCGGACCGACGACATGGAACTCGGACCGCTGGTCGGCTCGGTCACCTACCGCAATCCCGCCCTGCTGGCGAAGATGGCTACGACGGTGGACATCCTCTCCGAGGGGAACCTCCGACTCGGGCTGGGCGCCGGGTGGCACGACGAGGAACACCGCGCCTACGACTTCGACTACCCGGACATCGAGCAGCGCATCGAGATGCTCGACGAGACCATCCGCGTGGCGAAGGCGATGTTCACCGAGGACGAACCGACCTTCCACGGGGACCACTACCACATCGAGGACGCCTACAACGAGCCGAAACCCGTTCAGGACCCGCATCCGCCCATCGTCGTCGGTGGCGCCGGGCCGAAACTGCTCCGCGTGGCCGCCCGCCACGCCGACGAGTGGAACGTCGAGATCAGCGGCCGTGCCCGGGGACCGCCCATCGAGTTCAAGGTCGAGAAGTTCGACGAGTACCTCGAGGAGGCGGGGCGTGATCCCGCCGACGTCGAACGGTCGTGGCTCGCACACGTCCTCGTCAGGGAGGACGAGGACGAACTCCAGCGACTCTGCGACGAGATCTTCCCGCTTCCGTGGGGCGAGGAGGACGACATCGACGAGAACCTCTCGAACGCCCAGGAAGCACGGGAGAAAGGCGACTTCCTCATCGGTACGCCCGCCGAGGTGATCGAGGGGATCGAATCCATCCGCGAACTCGGCTTCGAGCGGCTCCAGCTCATGTTCCTGGATTTCCCCGACACGCGCGGCATCGAGCTGTTCGGCGACGAGGTCCGGCCGGCGCTCCAGTGA